From Pseudoalteromonas rubra, one genomic window encodes:
- the rsmG gene encoding 16S rRNA (guanine(527)-N(7))-methyltransferase RsmG, whose amino-acid sequence MLLEQLTALLARTDITLTEQQKQQLVDYVGLLDKWNKAYNLTSVRDPQEMMIKHIMDSLVVAPHLSGKNYIDVGTGPGLPGIVLAIALPDTQFVLLDSLGKRVRFLTQVKHALGLENVTPVQSRVEEYQPSVKLDGVLSRAFASLQDMVQWCGHLVDDESRFLALKGQFPQQELDNLPAGVTLERDISLQVPELDGERHLIILKKD is encoded by the coding sequence GTGTTATTAGAACAACTTACAGCCCTGTTAGCCCGTACGGACATCACGCTAACTGAACAACAGAAGCAGCAGCTCGTCGATTATGTCGGGCTGCTCGATAAATGGAACAAAGCCTACAACTTAACCTCAGTGCGCGATCCGCAAGAAATGATGATTAAACACATCATGGACTCGTTAGTCGTTGCGCCTCACCTGAGCGGCAAAAATTACATCGACGTGGGCACCGGACCGGGGTTACCCGGGATCGTACTGGCCATCGCCCTGCCCGATACACAGTTTGTTTTGCTCGATAGCCTAGGTAAGCGTGTACGTTTTTTAACCCAGGTAAAACATGCGCTTGGACTGGAAAACGTCACACCTGTTCAGTCTCGTGTTGAAGAATATCAGCCAAGTGTTAAATTAGACGGTGTACTGAGCCGTGCATTTGCCTCTTTGCAGGACATGGTTCAGTGGTGTGGACATCTGGTCGATGACGAAAGCCGCTTTCTGGCATTAAAAGGTCAGTTTCCGCAGCAGGAACTAGATAACCTGCCTGCTGGTGTGACTCTGGAACGTGATATTAGTTTACAGGTCCCCGAGCTGGATGGTGAACGTCATTTAATCATTCTGAAAAAAGACTAG